The genomic segment CAATTCAAACCAAGAAACTCCTCAGCTAAGCAATGGTATCTTAAAATAGCCAAATTTCTAGCTTCGAATAAGATAGAAGCAAAAAGACTTAGTTTTCTCTTTCCTTGATATGCAAGATAATTAGAAAATGGTGACTAGTAGGATAATATGCCTACCAGTATGTTGGAAAATCTATGAAAAAGGTACGAAAAATTTCTTTACCTTGGTCACCCTCAAGTTTTCAGGAAGCCTCAAGGATCGACACTGAGAAGATTCACTGATTTCGGTGAGCTTCCAAATCTTTGATTTATCACTAGATTCTTCTGTTATTCTGGGTTTCACATCCGCAAAACTCCTGGCATCCCCATTCTGGAAAAGCCATAGAACATGAACCACAGAATCATACATCCAAGCTCTGCTACTCAAACGAGAATCAATGACGACATAATAATAACACAAAATGATGTTGAAAGCAGCTAGCATAAATATTCTGATGTTTGCTATGAGAGAGtaaaaagagagtaaaaaaaaAGTTGCAGTCTAACAGACCATTCCAGGTATAGCAACCACAGATGCACTTCTGTCTGCAAGTGCAGCACTAGTAGCTGCTGCTGCAGCTGAGATTGGATTTATTGTTGGCTGAAGAAAACGACACATTATAAGAGAAGATTTAATTAAGATATGGAGCaaatatggaaaattttaatCCGCTAAAGAAATTAAATGATGTAATAGTACTTTAGGAGCTTCCGGTGTTCTTGAGTTATCATAAGACAGATTCTCCAAAGTGCGCAGTAATCGCATACCATCTGAATTGGCCAAAATCTTAATTCCGTTATCATTGGCTGAAACAGCCAGGAGAGAGCCATCTTTATTAAAGCGGATCCGTGGGCTTGCCTAGGAATTAGGCAACAACAGAAGTAAGTAGCTGATATCTTCAAAAATGATATAGAATTTAATTGAATACAATGAACTTACAGGAAGGCCTCCTTCGGCATCATAACTGGTCAAAGGTTGAACATTGTCCATATCCCAGAATTTTATTGAGAAATCGTCACCAGCAGCCAAATACCGGTTCTTAGTTGTATCAAATTGCACAACACCTAAAGAACGTTTGCGGAATCCTTGATAGGTCCTCTTCACAGCCCCTTCACTTTCATTCCATTCTACGATAAATGACTCCCCTTCTTTACTGGTTCCACATGAAAAAAGCCTACAATATCCAGCCACCAAACTAACTTTAATCACAATAATTCTTGACAATCGGCTTAAGATAAATATACGAGTAATGGTGCAAGAAAACTAACCTTGTACCATCAGCACTGTAGGCCATGGTTGTGCACCACCGACCAGGAGCTTCATAGTCAACCCGCGATCCCATATTATCATACAACCATGCCTTTATCTTTCCATCTAAGGCAGTTGAAAAGATAAACTGAGGCCAAAAAGTCAAAAGGAGGCACATCAGGACAGAAACAAATGTGGAGAGGGTAAGACATCTAAAGCCACATTATTACCTGAATGTTCTCTTTATAGTGAGGGCAGACAGAATACACGGGAGCCTCGTGACCTTCAAAGGTATACTGCTTTGTACCATTGGAAGCATCCCACACCTAACATTACAACACGAAATTAGCAAGGACAAGCAATTTTTCCTCCTAGAATGATAAACAACCACGTAAAATGATAAACAACCACGTAAAATGATAAACAAACCTTAATTGTCTTGTCATCACCGCAAGTTATTACACAAAGTTGCTTATTTGGAAGAGAGAATGCAATATCATTTACTCCACCAACATGAGCATCAATCTAGacaggaaattttaaaatatcaatttcagACAGCCAACTCAAACTCGAGAGGACTATACAAATCCAAGATAGTATAATACCTCGAGATGCTGTCGAACTTCATCACCACCATGGTAAGAATATATTTGCACAATATGCCTTGAATAAGCAACTCCTGTTTTCCGAACAGATATGGCATCTCAATCAATGTTCCCACACTACCTATATCTATATAGAGGTTCTAGCAGATAATCATGAACTAATTCTAATGGATTAAATCTCACCGAATAAAGAACCATCGGGACTCCAAATTACACGATTTACAGAGACAGCAGGATCTTTGACTAGAGCAGCCTGAATTCAAGCAGATAAATTGTGTTTAGTATGTCTAAAGAGAAAATACAGTAAACAACAATTAAATACACGAACCTGAAGAGGCATTGAACAAACACTAAGATCCCAAACTTTGAAGTTCTTTGAAACCAGCCGCTCCCGAGAGCCAACTTCCCACAAGGCAATGTCTCCAACGTTGGTACCAACTGGTTCATTGTATACAGAAGTCTATTATCCGAGATCAAAATACCAGCCAGCCAAAGGCAGAAAACCAAATGCAACTATAAATAAAAGGCAGAAGTATAGCAGACCTAGAAGTAGAGTCTGCCGAACAGGATGGAAATCCATGCTCATAGGAGATGAACCCTGATTCAGAGTTCTTGCAACAGCCTTCGGAAGATCGTCAGGTGCAATGAAAGTTTGACTGTGACCATGGCCCGGAAATGTTACCTGCAGCACATTAACTGGCAGATTTACCTGCACAAAGTGAGCAAATATCAGTAAAATAACCTAAGGCAGAAAGACGCCCATAACCACAATACACCCAAGCCAACAGCTAGAAAACATATCAATTAAACTACTTTAACCAGAAaccagagtacctcatcggaaatCCCCATGGGCCTGGCCCTTTTGGAAACATGATCAGAGTCTGCAGATGGGTAGTCTACAGACGGATTAGTTGGAGGAGTCCTTGGATGCTTCAACGCAGCTATAAGTCAACAATGAAACATGGCTAgagttaaaagaagaaaaagaaccaaAAGAAGGAAAGATATCAGCATTATGCTAAAAAGAAACCTAGAGAGGGAGTGATAACGGAAGAAAGAAGTTAAAAAgcaaaaagagaaagaataaactaCCTGGTATTGAAGACGCACCAAGACCAATGGCACCAGCTGAAACTGCTGGATGAGTTACAGCTGAAGGATTTGACATCCAACCTGCAAGGGGTGCTGGAACCGGTGCAGGCGTAGGTTGAAAAGGCTGAAGATGTAAAATAGGGAATGTTAAGGAAAGTATATCAATAATGAAAGAAATTTTTTATACTACTATCTAAGCTGTGTACCCACCCCATGAGCACCTAAGGGAGGAAAACCTCCAGCTTTTGGTAAGGATCCAAGAAGTGGATTATTGGCAGGTGATGGTGCTCGTGCACCATTTGGCTGCCCACATGAGTGATCCACAAAGAGAGTTTTTATATCTGGATTTGGTCTCGGGTTTTTACAAAGTTGATGCTGCCAATTCAAGCTGTAGTTGCACAAAAAATCAATTGTCCACTAAAATCACAACTACAACAACGACCTTATTGAAAACACCAGTCCCAATACAAGCTCAAGAATGGCGACAATATGATTACCTCTGATTAATCAGGGTTCGTAACCTCGAATTTTTAAGGGTCGGGAACTGCAATTTGTCACGGAATAAAGGATTTGCTTCAATAAGCTTCTTGAGTTCAACTAACATGATTGCTCTAGCTGACTTTGTATCTCCATATTTTGACAACTGTTCATTCtctctgttacgaaagtaacgcATTCTTCAGCACATtcactattatttattttacctcAAGACTTTAACAACTAAACATGAGCCTGTACCTGAAATTCTCCAACGTCAGAAGCTGAGTGATTTCCTTAAAAAGTTCCTCATTAAATGTAGCAAAAACTTTCAAATCCTTAACTAATATCTCCACAGCTTTGGATCGATCATGccttacaaaaatttaaacaattcCAGTTGTAACCGAATTTGATTATCGACAAAGTTTTCAATGATACATAACAAACTAGTGATTAATACaataaatcaaaattgaaaagTCTGCAAAAACTTACTTATCCAATGCCTCAAGATACTTCTGCTTTCTTATCTCGAAAAAGATTTTCATGGAATATCGATTGTCATCGACCTTGGTAAAACCAGAGAGGTATTTCTCAACCTCATCCCAATTTCCATTATGCACTTCATCCTCAAAATATTTCATATTGAAGAAAAACCCAGATTCCTGTTCAAGcctatttaaattcaaataataaagaATACTTTGATAAGCTGAAATCATTACATTTCAAATTATGATTTAACCATAAATACACCATACAATATAACCTTTAAAAGGTACTAAAACTAACattctattaattaaattaaagaaaaagatttACTTATGAACAGTCTCTTTAAACTTTTCCTCATCTAGGAACTGTAAGATCAAGAAAACAAGCTCTCTACTGAGAGACGACATCGAAGCCGCCCCGTTTCAAATCCCAACGCTGAAACGAAAATCACCAGATCTACAAAAGATTTGcaacaaaatacaaaaataaagggTCAGCCAAAAATACCttaaaaatcccaaaataaaacctaaaatttaaaatatatatataactagatCATTGAGCAATCTTTAACCTCCCCTAAACAAACCACAAAAGGGTAAAATTCTACGTTTTTGTGGGGGATTAAAGAGAACACAAAATAgcatctaaaaacacataaataaaaaagcaaaacAGGAGAccaaacaaaagagaaaaaaaaaacaaagacagCAACAGATTTGTTAGAAAATCACCTTGTTCTTTAGAAGAGATCGAGTTTCAGACCCTTTAAGAGATTAAAATAACTTTCTctcttaacaaaaaaaaaaaccaaaggcAGGCAGAGATTTCACTTTctctctcttctctctctctctcttttgtatatcctttttatataaaaacccAACCTACAGCCTTGCAGAAATGGAGAATTTTAAAGGGGGAGGCAGATAAAGAAGATGATAAGTAGAGTTACTTATCACTTGATAGCTTATTGGAAAATGTACTAGTTATATGGACAAGGAATGAGCAAATTTATAAGTACAGTGAAGTAATTGGGCCCCACTTAGCCGGCTACTTTGTGTGGAGTTTATCGGCGCGTAAGCCATTCCATTTGTGGAGATTATTACAAGCGTTGAGGTGTACCGTAGTTTTCCTTTTGAACCCGTCGATTTTGAAGTGTGCTTTTTCTAATGTTATGATCCAACAGTTAAGGATAGGGATTAAGATAAGGGTGAGGAGTAGAGGAATAGAACCTAGAAAGCGATATATACTTTTCTCGGATCCCCAAAGAAATGAAAGGTTTTCCTCGACGGGGAGATCCAGGGAGTCTGACCCTGGATTTTGCTAAATATTACGGAACCTGCCATTTTTCGAGGGAAGAATGgggaaaatataatttatcatatCACGTAAACACGAATTTAGTCGTGAGATATCGTACCGATAAGTtgcttttgattttgattttaaaagcAGACAATTATTAATGGTGCAATATTTTATGATTAAACTACgtattggattttttttaattatagatttataactaaattagtctaatttgcttattatatttttaattttaaaattaaataataataataataagcactTTAATGCACGCAGTCAATTGAATTAatgcttaattaataaattaatagacatgttaaaataatataattaggcatttttaatatttaattttatcattgtttaaattcttatttttttagcctttaaaatTAAATGTACGAGATTAACATGAtgtttaataaaatgaaaaattaaatattaaaatttgaagtaTAATTTAGTAAATACTAAACTCAGATTATAAAAATGGTTGAAAATTAATAAttgttaaattgaaaaattgttcattttatattttttttcatgcattttgaataacaaaaatatgataaaatatatcTAAACTGATaataaaaacaatcaatttaaattatgGTGGATTGATTCAATTTATTTAAGATAAAacgaaattatttaataaaaatttaacagTAATAAAATCTTTACTCATGTGGAGTTATGGTGAAGGTTTTTGTCAAACATTTGTCTCGTACAAATTTAAACCCTATTACCCTCATCTTTTACCTCCATTATtggataaaaaatttataatttatttatttttagtaacaCTATATAATGTGCATATTAACTATATATGGATTTATATCTACAAATAATTGCAAgataaatcaaaacattttaaaaataattcattttattttcaagaaaataacaTAATGTAATTTATTACAATATCGTTCATCAAATATACATTTTTAGTTCTTTAAATGTaacattatttaataaattttgggaaaaaaacatTATACAATAGTTAAATGatcggatttttttttttttttttgctttctttgTTTGGTTGCGGAGATGAAGGATCTTAGATTGGTGTCATAATCTAaggggtatatatatatactaattttagTACACGTATAGGACacaagaaaattgaaataaaactaTACTATGCATCCTgggcaaaaaaattaaatatgattttagttaAAATCGTAaagttataataattaaaattaggcttaaacaataaaaaaattatatttaaattgtacTTATTTTTCTAGTtggtatttatttctttttttgtcaCAAGTGGTACTTAAACTATATTTTATTACTCAAGATGGTACCTAAATTATGTTTCATTACCCAAATGACCCCAACTAGGGATGTCAATGGGGCGGTTACGTTGGGTCTCGCCCCACTTCACACCCAATTGGGCAGGGATAGGTATAGGTTTCGTGGGTGGTGGAGCGAGGATGGAGACAAAAATTAGATCCGCCGTGGGTGGTGCGGTAGGCGTGGGTACGGCCTTGTATCCGTCTCATCCCCACCCGCCAGCCTGC from the Gossypium hirsutum isolate 1008001.06 chromosome D09, Gossypium_hirsutum_v2.1, whole genome shotgun sequence genome contains:
- the LOC107957517 gene encoding protein TOPLESS isoform X2; the encoded protein is MSSLSRELVFLILQFLDEEKFKETVHKLEQESGFFFNMKYFEDEVHNGNWDEVEKYLSGFTKVDDNRYSMKIFFEIRKQKYLEALDKHDRSKAVEILVKDLKVFATFNEELFKEITQLLTLENFRENEQLSKYGDTKSARAIMLVELKKLIEANPLFRDKLQFPTLKNSRLRTLINQSLNWQHQLCKNPRPNPDIKTLFVDHSCGQPNGARAPSPANNPLLGSLPKAGGFPPLGAHGPFQPTPAPVPAPLAGWMSNPSAVTHPAVSAGAIGLGASSIPAALKHPRTPPTNPSVDYPSADSDHVSKRARPMGISDEVNLPVNVLQVTFPGHGHSQTFIAPDDLPKAVARTLNQGSSPMSMDFHPVRQTLLLVGTNVGDIALWEVGSRERLVSKNFKVWDLSVCSMPLQAALVKDPAVSVNRVIWSPDGSLFGVAYSRHIVQIYSYHGGDEVRQHLEIDAHVGGVNDIAFSLPNKQLCVITCGDDKTIKVWDASNGTKQYTFEGHEAPVYSVCPHYKENIQFIFSTALDGKIKAWLYDNMGSRVDYEAPGRWCTTMAYSADGTRLFSCGTSKEGESFIVEWNESEGAVKRTYQGFRKRSLGVVQFDTTKNRYLAAGDDFSIKFWDMDNVQPLTSYDAEGGLPASPRIRFNKDGSLLAVSANDNGIKILANSDGMRLLRTLENLSYDNSRTPEAPKPTINPISAAAAATSAALADRSASVVAIPGMNGDARSFADVKPRITEESSDKSKIWKLTEISESSQCRSLRLPENLRVTKISRLIFTNSGNAILALASNAIHLLWKWQRSDRNSNGKATASVSPQLWQPSSGILMTNDVADTNPEEAVPCFALSKNDSYVMSASGGKISLFNMMTFKTMATFMPPPPAATFLAFHPQDNNIIAIGMDDSTIQIYNVRVDEVKSKLIGHSKRITGLAFSHALNVLVSSGADSQIPVGITPTAQSETRVQFHQDQIRLLVVHETQLALYETTKLECFKQWVPRESFAPITHATFSCDSQLVYASFLDATICVFVAANLRPRCRINPSAYLPASVSSNVHPLVIAAHPSEPNEFAVGLSDGGVHVFEPLESENRWGVPQPADNGSASSITATPSVAAQGSEQAQR
- the LOC107957517 gene encoding topless-related protein 1 isoform X1; translated protein: MSSLSRELVFLILQFLDEEKFKETVHKLEQESGFFFNMKYFEDEVHNGNWDEVEKYLSGFTKVDDNRYSMKIFFEIRKQKYLEALDKHDRSKAVEILVKDLKVFATFNEELFKEITQLLTLENFRENEQLSKYGDTKSARAIMLVELKKLIEANPLFRDKLQFPTLKNSRLRTLINQSLNWQHQLCKNPRPNPDIKTLFVDHSCGQPNGARAPSPANNPLLGSLPKAGGFPPLGAHGPFQPTPAPVPAPLAGWMSNPSAVTHPAVSAGAIGLGASSIPAALKHPRTPPTNPSVDYPSADSDHVSKRARPMGISDEVNLPVNVLQVTFPGHGHSQTFIAPDDLPKAVARTLNQGSSPMSMDFHPVRQTLLLVGTNVGDIALWEVGSRERLVSKNFKVWDLSVCSMPLQAALVKDPAVSVNRVIWSPDGSLFGVAYSRHIVQIYSYHGGDEVRQHLEIDAHVGGVNDIAFSLPNKQLCVITCGDDKTIKVWDASNGTKQYTFEGHEAPVYSVCPHYKENIQFIFSTALDGKIKAWLYDNMGSRVDYEAPGRWCTTMAYSADGTRLFSCGTSKEGESFIVEWNESEGAVKRTYQGFRKRSLGVVQFDTTKNRYLAAGDDFSIKFWDMDNVQPLTSYDAEGGLPASPRIRFNKDGSLLAVSANDNGIKILANSDGMRLLRTLENLSYDNSRTPEAPKPTINPISAAAAATSAALADRSASVVAIPGMNGDARSFADVKPRITEESSDKSKIWKLTEISESSQCRSLRLPENLRVTKISRLIFTNSGNAILALASNAIHLLWKWQRSDRNSNGKATASVSPQLWQPSSGILMTNDVADTNPEEAVPCFALSKNDSYVMSASGGKISLFNMMTFKTMATFMPPPPAATFLAFHPQDNNIIAIGMDDSTIQIYNVRVDEVKSKLIGHSKRITGLAFSHALNVLVSSGADSQLCVWNTDGWEKLKTKFLQIPVGITPTAQSETRVQFHQDQIRLLVVHETQLALYETTKLECFKQWVPRESFAPITHATFSCDSQLVYASFLDATICVFVAANLRPRCRINPSAYLPASVSSNVHPLVIAAHPSEPNEFAVGLSDGGVHVFEPLESENRWGVPQPADNGSASSITATPSVAAQGSEQAQR